One genomic region from Quercus robur chromosome 4, dhQueRobu3.1, whole genome shotgun sequence encodes:
- the LOC126721718 gene encoding uncharacterized protein LOC126721718 — protein MPDRFARPPFNCYDGKTDPIEHISHYIQMMFLHTHNDVLMCKVFPSSLGPTALRWFNRLQKGSIRNFSELIQEFEVRFVTCNRVPQPVDVLLSMKMRTGETLRSYASRYWELYIEIGGDNERVAASTFRMGLPEDSRLRESLTKKPPEGMRQLMRHIKEYKRLEDDRL, from the coding sequence ATGCCGGACAGGTTTGCTCGCCCACCGTTCAACTGCTATGACGGGAAGACTGATCCGATAGAACACATCAGCCATTATATTCAGATGATGTTTTTGCATACTCATAACGATGTGCTCATGTGCAAGGTATTTCCCTCGAGTTTGGGACCGACTGCATTGAGATGGTTCAATAGGTTGCAGAAAGGATCCATAAGAAATTTTTCCGAGCTAATTCAAGAGTTCGAAGTCCGGTTTGTGACGTGCAACCGAGTACCTCAACCAGTTGATGTGCTCCTGTCAATGAAAATGAGGACAGGAGAGACCCTTCGTAGTTACGCCAGTCGGTATTGGGAGCTATACATCGAGATCGGCGGGGATAACGAAAGGGTGGCGGCAAGTACATTTAGAATGGGGTTGCCCGAGGATTCAAGGCTAAGAGAGTCATTAACCAAAAAGCCGCCCGAAGGCATGCGGCAGCTTATGAGACACATCAAGGAATACAAACGATTAGAAGATGACCGGTTATAG
- the LOC126721719 gene encoding uncharacterized protein LOC126721719 produces MKFTWEPVSFDDGDLEGTIQPHDDALVVMARINGFLVKKVMIDQGSGAEVMYPDLFKGLGLKNEDLVKHTAPLVGFDGKVVIPEGQISLPVIMGGKEVSVMFTIVSSFSPYTAILGRPWIHLMRAVPSSLRVKVKFPTEQSVIVIKGDQQAARQCLTAVVN; encoded by the coding sequence ATGAAGTTTACCTGGGAGCCTGTCTCATTTGATGATGGTGATTTAGAGGGGACAATTCAGCCACATGATGACGCGTTAGTGGTCATGGCTCGGATAAACGGTTTCTTAGTAAAAAAGGTGATGATAGACCAGGGAAGCGGGGCCGAAGTGATGTACCCCGATCTGTTCAAGGGGCTCGGTCTGAAGAATGAGGACCTCGTGAAGCACACTGCACCTTTGGTTGGATTTGATGGCAAAGTAGTGATTCCTGAAGGGCAAATCTCCCTCCCTGTAATCATGGGAGGGAAGGAGGTATCTGTGATGTTCACAATAGTAAGCTCATTTTCCCCATATACTGCCATACTGGGAAGACCATGGATCCACTTAATGAGGGCCGTCCCATCATCATTGCGTGTGAAGGTTAAATTCCCAACCGAACAGAGTGTTATTGTAATAAAAGGAGACCAGCAAGCAGCCAGACAGTGCCTTACTGCCGTAGTAAACTAG